From the genome of Papaver somniferum cultivar HN1 unplaced genomic scaffold, ASM357369v1 unplaced-scaffold_10, whole genome shotgun sequence:
CCAATGTCAGAAACGAATTGCACAAATTAATTCCGGTTCTAGTTAAGAACATGAATACCTTCTATTCATTGGTTCGATCGAGCGAAACGAGGGAGGACCTTTATATGTCtacttttttgtaaaatctaagtcaTCAATTGACGCAAAAAGATTTGAAATGGTTATGGCCGAAAAACCAAAAATGTCCCTCcattttagtccaattactataacttgtgcatcctattttttcaggggtataattggaaagcaaactttaatataacatatctaaaaatacgtgccttagaattttacaaattttatctcgttggaaaggttataaaaaactatacgcaacaagtacaaacaacaatatcaaatttagagtttttacaaaTATTTCGGAggaatttatcattttaggctcaattttagaaaaataaatatatattcattatggaaaccaccacaaaggatacataatactttatgtagcaaaattttggtttatgcGTCAACAAATTTtcagttgcaactaataaaacgatatactacctccgtttcaagaaaaatgatactcCATCCGTTCCGATTTACTTGACGTTGTAGAATTTTCACAGATATTAAGAAATATTAGAGAGAGTAAAATCTTTCCAATAATACCCATATTAATTCCTACTTAAAAAGTTAAATAACCTGGTTTTGTGTTTCTAAAATACGGGGAAAGTTATCAGTCCCATGGTTATGTACTTGGGATATACAAGATTGAGTATATATCCTCAATGGGGTATATTCAAAAATTATAGAGTAATTGTTTTTGTGTTGATTACCATGAGAATTAATTCTCTGGTGTGATTCCAAAGCAGGGGTAGATTATCATTTAATTTGAAacacaaaaaaaaccctaaaaaagcaagtaaaatggaacggagagAGTACTTTCATTTTaagcacaattttagaaaattgaatgcatatccattatgcaaaccaccataaaggatgcataacacatcatgcaaccatattttggtttatggatcgactaattttacgtttcagaaaaagtgatactttcacatcccgtttcggaaaaagtgatactttcgtttTGTTTCGGGAAAAGTAAAATTTTCGCTCCGTTccggaaaaaatgatactttcacgtcATTTCAGAATATGTATTCCTTTGAAAGGATAGGTTTATatgtgtttgattttgtttttcttggtGCTACTGTACTAGGCTTGCAGAGTTGTATTGTGCCAGACGATAGTTCTCGGAACTTTCCACAGATGACAGCATTAAGATCAGGCCACCCTGGCCCCTGTTGAGATGGGGGATATGTTCTCTGGAAATTAACTGTTAAACTACATACTAAACACACTATTGTTAGAGTATATGAGGTTGTACTTAAAGCTTTCCCAGGTCTGCCTGACGAACCTGTTCATTAAAACGCGAAGAAGGCTTTTGTCAAAGCTGTCCACAAAGAGGACAACTAGGATTTATGTTTGGTAATATGCCCCGAGTACGCTTTCATACGAATGTTTGTATTCTAGGTATTAGTATGAATTTTGGAATACACCCCTGTTCTGTTTCCATTGTTCCCTTTGCTAAtcaaattggtgtttgtactctCCACATTTATCTTTCATTGTGCCCTTTGCTAATCATTTTGGTGTCCGTTCTCTGTTAAGCTCCAATGTGTTCTGTAAATCGTTTAAATTATATGGGCCTATCTTTTTGTAAGCAGTAGTACTAtttaaaagaactctttaagtatGCAATGTATAAACGTGTAATGTGTGTGGGTCACGCACTCGATGGTCATGATCCATGGCTTTCTTTTAAACGTCTTTTTTCCCCGCATTCAGTTGTCTGAGtggttttatttgatttttgttaaaggaaGAGCAAAATGAAATCCGAAAAGAGCAAAAACTGTGATCGACTCGCTAACTCATACCTAGTCAATGTAAGTCAGTCAAAACTACCCttactaagtacacaaaccgctCAAAACTCGAGTCATTTTCTAGGCAacgccaccaccatcttctccattgCCGGCGATAAAACCAAAAATTATTTTATGAGTTTCTTTAGGAAAGATCTGTCGCCATCATTGACATTTGTATATACATATACAGAGAATGGCCTTTCCCCACATCTAAGAAAATTTTCCTCTTTCAATTGTGCAGTACTCAATTTGGCTCCGTCTTTTCAAAATGAAAACTTAGATCAGAAAGAAAGATAtgatgaaactttaagaaatcAATAAAAATTGCTAGAAAATTAAGAAATATCAAGTAAAATTGATAATGACCACGATTATCAAAAGCTTTGAATCTTGAAGATTTCCATCTGCTCAATTAGTTGTTCGTCGGTTTAGAATTTGCACGAAGTTGCATTTTTACGGTTAGGGtttttcttctcatcatttgttgTGACTCAGTAGATTTAATTAGGTATACATCTGATTGGTTTGTTGTTTGTTCAACATATTTGTTTACACTTACGAATCTGTTTTGTTTGTAAACCTATATTGTCAATCACTGTAAAACTATACATATGTTTCATTGTTTGCTATTATTAGTGGGATTTTCATTTTGTCACTCCTTCAAAAACGATGGCgatttaactgctattatttttTTATCATTCAAGAACATTAAGTAGTCATTAGCACAATTTTTTCTGCTTTCTTTTACGGTCCTCTGGGGTTGAAAAGATGGTTGCTGAGTTGCTTCAAAAATGGGTGTGAGTTTTTGTGTGGTCAACTGATACATTTCGCAAGGATAATTTTGTCTAACTTAAGAAAATATATTGAATAGGTTCGAGTCAGCCAGTCGACCATGATTTTCGCTCTCCTTGGATCCATTTTTGCTCTCTCTCTaataaaaatcttttattttgagtCGGTGAGTGAAAATTCGTATTCTTTTGTTGGTCTCAGGTTCTACTGTGTCCTGTGATTGCTTCACCTACACATTACATTTTTCGAATTGTGCGCGATGGAATTACGTTTTTCAAAATGCGCGCGATGGGATTACGTTTTAGCTTGCACACAAGTTGAAATGCGACCGTTGATGGTGATTAAGgtcagtgattttttttttttaatctatatAGTTGAATTGGTATATTATAACATTGAATGAGGTAGTTGTGGCTTAGGAGAGGCTGACTAAACAGATTTGTGTTTTGATTTTGTAGTTCCTGCGCAGAGTCGAAGATGTCTTTAAATGAGTATCTTGGCGGCTTGAATAAAGACTTGATCAAGGATAACTTTGTGCTAGTGTATGAGGTAGATTATCTTATGTTCTGCTTTCCTTCTCGTTTGATGATTACAAATTAGTAATTACAATTTTCGGCCTGACTTGTAGTTTTTGAATGAGATGATAGAGCACGGCTGCCATCTCACTACTGAACCAAACATCTTAAGGGATATGATAGGACCACCAGATCTTATTAGCAAGGTTATGAGGGATGTATCTGATAATAGTTACAAAATCTTGCTAGCAAGGTCCAATATGAAGTCAACTCCTTCCTCTAAGGTCTCCCTGATTTGACTATGTCCTTCACGAACCCTTCAGTTCTAAATGATGTGAGATTCCATCCCTGTGTTCGATGTAGATCATGAGTTACAGGTATGTGCAACTGTTTAAGCTTAAACAAGTTCAAGAACTCAAAAAAGGTTCCTAAATAGAAAGGTTTGGGTGGGTAGAATCGAACTTGTCTTTTGATTATTGAGATCTTATCTCATTGGCTCGGCGAattttctgatttcttcttcatcagtccagttcaagttcagttttcttgattgattttttaaGTTCACATTACTTGATTAATTTGTTAGATTTTTGATTGAATttacttttgatttgtttttatttttgaatgaATTTACTTGATTGAATTTTTTAATTTGTTCAAGCTCAGTTTTCTTGGCTGatctttttgatttttaattgaaTTCACTTGATTTGGTTGAATttacttgattaatttttttgacctgttcaaattcagttttcttggttgattttttttttttgattgaattttattGTTAAAATCTCTGTTAGGTACCAACCATAACTCAGTCGATCTACGAATTTGTATgctaaaaatccccaaattttgaCCCAATTCTGCGGATATGAGGTTTTTCCAGTTGCAGTGAAATTATAATAATATCTTTGATTCTTGCGGCTCTGTATTTAGTGATTCTAGtattaaaattttcattttgtgGTAGGGATTAGAATAATAAATTGTTTTATGTTTATAATTGAGATTCAAGTCATTCAAGAAGCTTGTGATTTTTTCTACATACTGTCTATATTTAGGGCTTAAACTATTAAATCTTTTGGGTGGTAAATTTTTTCGAGTAAAGGAATTTTTTTATATGCCAATTCTAGAGCTTAACTACTTGCTATTGAATACACTTTGTTGGCCATTCCCAAATATTTGTATTAATCTGGTGATTTATGTATCCTAATCCAACCATTATTTTCATTTTTGCAACATGGTTCTGAGGCTTCTTTTTTTTCCCTGCAAGGTGTAGATACAAAATACCGCACAAATATTAAGAGTGCAAAAGATCGATTATAAGTCAAGCGAAGCTTATCGCATTTAGCATTTAGAATGACGCATCAAGTGACGTAAGAAGAATCATGTGGAAAGTGTGACGATTGTGCGAGATTGAAGAATGTATGCGAAGGAAGTCAATGTAACCGTGCGATAACAACACACGACAGATCCGAAAAGAAAGGTTGTCTtatctgtcatccactatgtaaaacccCTATATAAGGAGATCGGGCGACCTTGTAAAGGGGGAGTTCTTTTTAAGAGTTTAGGCTTGAGATTTTAGAGAGAGAAATATATAgtttgttctccaagttaaaACTCATCTGAATTCTTGTAATCAAACCAGAGATTTTATGAATGAATGCAGGAAGATTAAGATGATCACTTGAATTAATCGTAGATTTCTTTGAGGGTGTAGTTGCatgatttcttgcaactacattttggcgctagaaacaacttGGATTGATATATCCGGGTGATGAAAGTTTAGAAATATCTACCTAAAAATCTCAGAAATTTTATCTTCATTGTTCAAATCTTAAGTAAATTGAAGTGTGAAAACAAAATGGAAAGACAATATTCTGTAACAGAACAAACAACCACAGTTAGAAGAAGTAGGAGAATCGCTGGTAGAAGGAGTGAAATTGCAGAGTCATCCAGAATAGGAACTACAAAAAATCAAGAGCAACAGATCCATCATCAGATTCAACGAGAAAATGTActtcaagagaatcaaatccaCCATCAGATTCAGCAGGAACATGAACATCAAGAAAATCCAGTTCATTACCAGATTCAAAGAGAGCGTGTACCACAAGATAATAAAACTCGTCATCCGATGCAGCAAAAGCCTGTACAAGATAATACTATTGATTACGATATAGGGAGTATTCATACTTCACAAACAGATTAAACGGAAGAGGAGGAACGAAGGAATGGAAATGAGGGACTTATAGAAGGAAATGATGGAGATATGGAACTAAATGAACTTTGACAGAGACTGCTTGTAGAAAGAAGGCGAGGGGATGAAGAGCGTGCGAGTTTGATTCGTCAAAATAATGTGTTAAGAGAATAAAATATAAGACTACATGAGAAGAGATCAACAAGTACGACTCGATCAAGGTCAAGATCAAGTAGAAGTACATCAAGACGTAGTCAATATACTTGAAGAGATCTCAGGAAAGAACTAGCATTGGATAATATTGCAGATAACATTCGAGAAGATGATGATCTAAAAGATCGGCGCGATGCATATCGCGCTGAGCAACCACCCATAGATGATCGTTATGAGAAACATAGTGAAGGTCATCGTATGGTGAGACGTGAGCAACAAGGTGAACGATATCAAGATGAAAACATTGATCCAGACCAAGGAAGAACGATATTATAGGGCAGAAAAAAATTAAGAGATCAACGTGAACGCGAAGCCGAGGTTGTAATATATGAGACGGAACAGAACCACGCACATGATGCACGAGAAAGACGCAGGAGGAGaagacaagaaattgaagaacaagaatTCCAAGATGCTATACGCGGAAACAACCATGATAATCGAATGAGAAGACGCGACTATGATCGCAAACTTCACAACCAAACTGTAGAGGGTGAGCGTGAACATAGAACAACCAGACTGCAAGAAGGAGCGATGATAAGGGAGCATCACAATCACATATAAAAATGAAAGAGTAAAGCGGAGACGACAaagagataatgaagaagaaagagaaattcCCTTCATGGAGGCTATACGACAAAACAGGCATGAAAACAGAATAATCCAAGCAAGGTTGAAGAGGCCAATGGAACAAGACCAGGTGGAAAATGAACAAATTTTAAGGGAATTAGCGGAAATGAGAGAAATGATGACCACAAGAAGAGAGGGTGGTAGGAGACAATTAGACGAAGCTATTGAAGAAGCTGGGAAAACACCTTTTGAAAGGCACATCTAGACGACAGGGATACCTCCTAAATGCAATTTATCAACATTCACTAATGTCTTCGATGGAACAACATGTACGATACAACACATAAAAGCTTATGTGCGATCTTTATTACAATGGGGAGATTATGATGTAGTTCTTTGCAAATATTTTCCGGCCAGTTTGTCGGGAGAAGCTTTGAAGTTGTTTGAAGGATTACCTACTAGAACGATCAAATCATTCAATCATTTACAGTCAATATTTTTAGGAGCATATATCAGCAATAATGTGTTAAGACCAGGCATATAACAAGTCTTTGGTATGTGAAAGAGAGTAAATGAAGACCTGCGAAGTTTAACAacaagatggagaactatgtgtagtgacATGGCAGGGCGAGTGGATGAACGAAATCTTATATTAGAATTCATCAATGCACTCTTCGCAACAGATATATTGTACATTCAAATTTTCAATATCAAAGATACCATATCAATGATAGAGTTACGCGAGTACCAAGAAGAATACATCGCACTAGAGAAAAAACAGAGAGAAATAGAGTCTTATCATGTGGAAAATACTAGCACAAAATTTGGGAATGCGAATTTACTTCCTAGAATCACAAATGCAATCGCAATCACATCTCAAGGGAGGCAAGCAGAAGACACAAATGAAGTCCAACAAAAACTAGTAGCAATGGGTAGTGCAGATAAAGAAGAATGGGAACGAGAAAAACAATTCAATAATCGTGGAAGATATAATTAGATTAAAATACTTGATAGCCAACCAAAAGGATATGGAGGACAAAAGCAATATTGTAATCCTGGTCGAAAAAGTAATAGAATAGTTTGGTATCCTGTAAAGATGCCACGACTAAATGCCACAATAGAAAGAATAtgtgaagctataattttgatggaagaaatacCATCACCACCAAATGCGGGAAATGAACCACCACCAGGAAGGAGAAGTAGGTATTTTTGTGTTTACCATCAATTTCATGGTCACACAATAAACAATTGCATGGATATAAAGAAGATCATACTACGAATGATAAATCAAGGAAAGTTGAATCATTTTTTTGTGCAGCAACCACAAAATTTACCGCCACCACCTCCAGAAGATCGCACGCAAGGcacgaaaacaagaaaaaatacatatttgattGAGGTGGCTGCGAAGGCAAAGAATCTCTACTGTAATTCTATAATCCATTCGTACAAGAATATAGAAGACTTCCATGATAATATCTTGAGTAGAGTTTACGCAAGGGATAATGATGGGAGAGAGGTATTGAATCTTGCGAAGGTAAAGCCCCTAAATGATTGGCAGAAACAATCTATTTTACTTAACGCAGAAGAAATACCTGGGGGTGAAGAACCACATGAGATTCCACTAGCGGTGaatttagaaattaatccaagaaCAAcagttgatgaagatgaagaggcaTATGCAGATACATGGGCTATCAACAGAATACTTATAGATACTGGAAGTTCGGTGAATATATTATTTTACCACACTTACAAAACCATGGGCGGCCGAGATGAGGAACTCATTCCTTCTACATATAAAATTTATGGTTTTAATAGCACAACTAACAAACCAAAGGGGGAGATAACAATGAGAATTCATTTAAAAACCATATCTTCTGAAGTACTGTTCTGTGTAGTTGATGTGGAGTCACCTTATAATGCTCTGATTGGAAGACCGTGGCTACATAGTATTCTGGGGGTGGATTCTACGTTTCACCAATGCATTAAGTTTCCGTTACCTCAAGGAGTGGGAATCATAAGAGGAGATCCAATTGAAGGAAAAACATGCCATGAGATTGATATTCACAAATGTGAAGAGCGTTTATGCAAAAGAAGAAGCTGGAAACAACAAGTAAAAGAATATCAAAAAGGATAAATATTGATGGTTGATGTTGTAAATAAAGAAAGTGAAAAAGCAGAGACTTCAGCACAGGGAGCAGTACGAAGGTACAAATGCGAATTCAATAAAGGAGATTTAGTACTGCGACAAAAGCCTCCATGTCAAAAGAATGATGAAGAATCGAGCAAAGTATGGGAAGGCCAATTTGAGATCAAAAGAATTGATATCAATGGAATGTATGAGCTAATTGATGAAAAGGGGAAATCCTCTGGTGAATTGTGAAACAAAGTATACTTGAAGAAATATGGATCGTGCGAAGATTCTCTCACTCTAGAAGAAATAGAGCAAGCACGCATCAATGTAGCCAACAATATATTTGAACTTAATGAAGCCATGAGGGAGAAAGGACCAAAGCAATAATCGCACATACAACATTGTCCTAAGAAACAGTTGTCAGACAAACAAATAAGAAAAGACAAATGATGTCAGAATTGTATTGAT
Proteins encoded in this window:
- the LOC113326171 gene encoding uncharacterized protein LOC113326171, which translates into the protein MPRLNATIERICEAIILMEEIPSPPNAGNEPPPGRRSRYFCVYHQFHGHTINNCMDIKKIILRMINQGKLNHFFVQQPQNLPPPPPEDRTQGTKTRKNTYLIEVAAKAKNLYCNSIIHSYKNIEDFHDNILSRVYARDNDGREVLNLAKVKPLNDWQKQSILLNAEEIPGGEEPHEIPLAVNLEINPRTTVDEDEEAYADTWAINRILIDTGSSVNILFYHTYKTMGGRDEELIPSTYKIYGFNSTTNKPKGEITMRIHLKTISSEVLFCVVDVESPYNALIGRPWLHSILGVDSTFHQCIKFPLPQGVGIIRGDPIEGKTCHEIDIHKCEERLCKRRSWKQQVKEYQKG